The DNA sequence TTTCGCCCAGGGACTCCGACGGACATCGAGTTCGCTGGCGCGGGACAGACTCCCGTCGTCAGCGACCGAGTTGCTTCCATCTTTCGCGAGAGTGCACCGCGCGACGTGCAGCTCTTTCCCGTGGAGGTTGAAGGTACGGGCGAGCCGTACTTTCTACTCAACGTGGCTCGAATGGTGCGTGCGATTGATGATGCCGCCTGTAAGGAAGTCCAGCGCTATGCTGTTGATGAGCCTGTTCAGGCTCATCGCGCGGGGCAGTATCGATCTGTCTCGGGTTTGAGGATTGATAAGTCAAAGGTTGGCGATGCCCGGGTGTTTCGCCTGTGGGGCTTCTTTCCTCCCATCATCGTGGCCGATGAAATCAAAGATGCGCTCATGGCCGCCGGTATCTCGGGCGCTCGCTTCGACGAGGTCTGAGCGCCCCGCTCAGCGCGAGTTCGACTGCTGGCGGATCGCGCGGGCCTCGGCGGCGTACTCGCCGGGTGACTGGCCGACGACGGACTTGAAGTCTCGGATGAAGTGCGACTGGTCGAAGTAACCCAGTTGCAACGCGAGGCTCGCCATGTCCGGTGCGTCCTCGGCTTCGAGCCGCAGGGCGGCTTCGTGCAGGCGGTAGCGCTGGAGGACCCACTTGGGACTCACGCCCACCGCCGCGTTGAACCGTCGCTGGAGCTGACGCACCGGCAGGCCCGCGCGCGCGGCGACCTGCTCCATGCGCGTGATTTCGGGGTCTCGCGCCAGTCGCTCCACCAGGTCGCGCAGCAGGACGATCTCCGCGGGCAGGACGGGGATGCGTGTGACGAGGAAGTCCTCGGCCAGCGCCACGCACCGCAGGGGCTCGGGCTCCGCGAGGATGGCGTCGCGCAGCGCATCGACGGCCGGTCCGAACACGGGCCTCGCGCTGACCGTGCGATCGGTCAGGCGTGACAGGGGCGCCCCGAGGAACGGCTGGAACGCGGCGGGGCGGAACTTGATGCCGAAGACGCGATCCTGCCCGCTCAGGCGTCGGCGGAAGCGCCGCGTCTGCACGCCGGCGAGCTGGCCGCGCCCTCGCTCGAAAATCCAGTGGATGCAGGGGTGCGGCAGCGTCTCGGCCTGGAGGGAGGGCAGGCCCCGGAGGTCCCACCGGACGCTCCAGAAGTGCTCGATGTAGGGCGCCAGCGCGGGCGCGGGCAGCCATCGCTCGTGGGCGATGCGGTTCGCAGGCGCGCGGCGCTGGAGGACGCCGCGCGGGGCGTCGAGGCGGGAACGACTCACTCTGTCGCATGGTAGGGAGGTGTCGTGTTTTTGCAATCCAGTCCGAGGACGCTCGCCTATGTCCCGGCCCACGATTTCCCAGCCCCTGCACTCCACGGGCGGCGGCTTGCTCCGCCAAGGAAGGACTTCACGATGAAGCACCGCGCCACTGGCCCCTTCGACGTCAAGGTGACCCCCATGCCTCCGGAGGCGCAGGCCAGCGACTCGCCCGTGGGGCGGCTGTGGCTCGACAAGCGCTTCCACGGTGACCTGGACGCGACGAGCTTGGGACAGATGCTCGCGGTGCGCTCCGCTGTCGAGGGCTCGGCGGGCTACGTGGCGATGGAGTGCGTGACGGGAACGCTGCAGGGGCGCACGGGCACCTTCTGTCTCCAGCACACCGGGACCGCGGTGCGCGGCGAGAAGTCGCTCACCATCACGGTGGTTCCGGACTCGGGCACGGGCGAGCTGCGCGGGCTGTCGGGCTCGGTGAAGATCCTCATCGAGAGCGGCGGCAAGCACTTCTACGACTTCGAGTACTCGCTGGCCGAGACGCCCTGAGCGCGGCGGCCCCGCTGCAAACCCTCAGGGCGCCGCGCCAGCGAATCGAATCGGGCGCGGCGCCAGGGTGAAGGCGCGCAGAGGCGCTATCGCCGCGAGTCGCGCCGGGCCTGCTGGCGTCGTCCCTGCGCGGTCCGGTGCGCCACCGTGTTGACCGAGCTGAAGCGTCGCTGCTTCTGCGCGCCGCCCCGAGACTTCTGTCGCCGCACGTAGCCCGCGGGCGCGGCGGCCTTCTTCGCGCCGCGGACCCGTGAAGCCTTCGCCGTCGGGGCCCGCCGGGTCGCCGTGGCCTTTCGCGCCGGAGCCCGCTTGCGCGCGGGGGTGGCGCGCTTCCCGGTCGCGCTCTTGCGGACCCGCGCCGCGGGCTTCGCGCTCGGTGCCGCACGCTCCAGGATCGCGAGCCGCGCCTCGAACCGTCCCAGGGCCTGTTGGAACAGCACCGCCTTGCGCCGGGTGTTCGCGTTGCCCTGGGCCCTGCGCCCGCGCGTGGCGGGACGCTTGCCGCGTGCTTCCCCCATCAATCGCCGCGCCCGCAGCGCATAGCGGTCCTTCATGCCCCGCGCCCGCTTCACCAGGGCCTTGAGTTCCCGCTGCGTCAGCGCCGCCAGATTGCGTGGAGCGCTGGCGAGCACCAGCCGCATCTCCCGCTCGTTCATCAACGCCGTCGCCGAATCCCTCACGCCACGCATGGGTGCCCTCCCTCCGAGACCTGCCTGTCCTCGCGAACGGTTGCCCCCACGCCCCAACCCGGCAAGGCGCCTTGCCGCGCCGCCCGCTCCGCCGCCCCACCCCCGGGCGCGGGCCGCTGTGTCCTCTTTGCCAAATGTTTCCCAGGGGTTGCCCTGCCTCGAGGCCTCATTTCGATTTCTGAATCGGCAGGACACAACTGTTTGTCGGATATTTCGAGAATAGGAGTACCTCTCCCCACTTTGGGTGCGCCGCCATGAAAGTTCGCAACGACCTTCCGAAGCCCGCCGTCTCCCGCACCCCCGACACGAAGCCCGCGAGCGCCTCTGGCCAGGGGGCGTCCAAGGGCGTGGGCTTCACCCAGGCGTCCAGCTTCGCGCCCCAGGCGCGCCCGGCCCCGGTGGCGTTGAAGAACACCCTCACGGCGCCCCCGAAGCCGGGCCCCATCGCGCTCGACAGCGCCCAGGGCAAGGCGGCCATCCAGACAACGGTGGACTTCCTCCAGACGCAGAACGCGCAGTCCGCGGGCAAGGGCATCGTCCCCGGGCCCGTCCTCAGCGGAGCCGACTTCTCGCCTCGCGCGGTGGAGCAGGACACCCTGGGCATGACGCACGTGCGGATGGACCGCGTCAGCGAGGGCACGCCCGTCTTCGGTGAGCAGGTCATCGGGCACCTGGCCAACGATGGCCGGGTGGAGAGCGTCACCGGAGACATCTCCGCCATTCCTCCGGGGCTGGGCTCGTCCAAGACGAAGCTGACCGCCGAGCAGGCGCTCTCCGTCGCGCAGCGGGACTTCGCGGGCAAGACGGACCGCGCGCCCACGACGGAGCGCGTCCTCTTCAAGGCGAACGATGGCGCGTACCACGTCGCGTACCACGTGGAGCTGAGCAACACGACGGACGTGGGCCCGGGCAAGGACCCGCGCAAGATGAACTACCTGGTCGACGCCAACACCGGGAAGGTGCTGGAGCAGTTCAACCAGTTGGGTGGCTTCGAGGGCGTGCGCGGCAAGAAGGGCAAGCCCACGACGACTCCGACGCCGCCGCCGACGACTCCGTCGCAGCCCACGCCCGCGGGCAAGGCCGACGACACCACGCAGTACAGCGGCAAGGTGCAGATCGGCAGCACGAAGAACGCGGACGGCACATACAGCCTGGAGGACAAGACGCGGGGCCAGGGCGTGGTGACGCGCGACGCGCTCAACCGCGACCCGGACTCCACCTCGACGAAGAACGCGCCCATCACCGACAACAACGACGTCTGGGGCGAGAAGACGGACTCGGCGCGCAACAAGGACGCGGTGGATGCGCAGTACGGCGCGCAGGCCACGTATGACTTCTACAAGGACGTACTTGGCCGCGACTCCATCGACGGCAAGGGCGAGAAGCTCGTCTCCGACGTGCACGTGGGCGACAAGTTCAACAACGCCTACTGGGACGGCGAGAAGATGAACTACGGCGATGGCGACGGCCAGACGTTCGGGTCGCTCACCACGCTGGACATCGCGGGCCACGAAATCACGCATGGCCTCACCGAGCGCACCGCCGGCCTGAAGTACCGGGGCGAGTCGGGCGCGCTCAACGAGGCGATGAGCGACATCCTCGGCACGGGCGTGGAGTGGCACGAGAGCAAGACGAACAGCGCGGTGAAGTTCGACTGGACGGTGGGCGAGGACACCTTCACGCCGAACAACGGCGACCCCACCGACGGCCTGCGGGACATGAGCGACCCCACGAAGGACGGTCAGTCGCGCGACAACTACTCCAAGCTCTACACCGGCATGCAGGACAACGGCGGCGTGCACCTCAACTCGGGCATCGCCAACAACGCCTTCTACCTGCTGTCCCAGGGCGGGAAGAACCGCACCTCCGGCACCGAGGTAAAGGACGGCATCGGCATCGAGAAGAGCCTCAAGGTCTTCTCGCGCGCGCTGACCTTCTACATGACGCCCAACACCAACTTCGCCCAGGCGAAGGAGGCCACCTTCAAGGCGGCCCAGGACCTGTACGGCAAGGACTCGACGGAGGCGAAGAAGGTGCTGGAGAGCTGGAACGCGGTGGGCGTGAAGTAGCCGCCCTCGCGCGGGCGCGGCGAAGCTGGGATCAAAGGTCTCCGTCCCAGCTTGGCCGGATGCCATCGAGCCACGGGCGGAGCATCTGGCCCACGAGCTCGATGGCGAGTCCGGTGTCCGTCCGCCGGAAGATGGCGTAGGGCGTGAACGACTCGTGGGGCTTCATGTCCTGCTCGCAGTCCTCGCGGGTGAACGGGGCGAAGAGCGGAATGGCCTCGTGGTTGTCGGGCCAGCAGAAGACATGGCGTTGCGCCTCGGCCTCCCAGCGCTCCTCGCCCGGAGGCGTGGCGAAGTTGGTTCCATCGTTCTCTTCGTCCCGAAAAGCAGCTTCCGTGTCGGGAGTCTCTCGCTCGGAGAAGAGGAGCCGGTGGTGGACCGCGTCATCTGCCTCGTCGTTCCAATATTGCGCGACGAGGAGCGTCGCGGAGCGCAAGCGCGGATGCTTCTGGAAGTGGTCGAGCACCAAGGGCTCGACCTTCGCCTTCAAGCGCTGCTCGCGCAGGACCGCGGTCTCCGCGGGGGAATACTTGGGGGTGGTCATGTCGTGCCCAGGCAGAGCGCCCCGTGTTCGCGGCGCGCGTCGTCGGAGCGCCGGTGCATGTCGCACTCGAGGATGAGGGGCGTGCCGTCCGCGCAGCGCTCGCGCGCCCACGCGGGCTCAGTGGGGCGAGGTGCCCGGTGCCTCGTCCGCGTGCTCGCCATGGGTGTACATGGTCTGGAGCGCGTGGAGCAGGACGCGCGGGTCGCGCTCACCGGGGTAGACAGGAGGTGGTTCCTTCTCGAGCCCCAGCAGTGAGAACACCGCGGCCTGCGCGGACCGCACCGAGTACTCCACGGTGAACACGACGTCCTTGGGCTGCTCGCAGAAGTTGCCGATGAAGGCGAGGTTCTCCCAGCCCTCCGGCACGACGTGGGGCCGGTCGGTGGGGCCGCGCGTGAGGAACTGGCTGGTGATGAAGGGCATCATGCAGGGGATGCTGTTCGCCCCGCGCAGGA is a window from the Myxococcaceae bacterium JPH2 genome containing:
- a CDS encoding M4 family metallopeptidase — encoded protein: MKVRNDLPKPAVSRTPDTKPASASGQGASKGVGFTQASSFAPQARPAPVALKNTLTAPPKPGPIALDSAQGKAAIQTTVDFLQTQNAQSAGKGIVPGPVLSGADFSPRAVEQDTLGMTHVRMDRVSEGTPVFGEQVIGHLANDGRVESVTGDISAIPPGLGSSKTKLTAEQALSVAQRDFAGKTDRAPTTERVLFKANDGAYHVAYHVELSNTTDVGPGKDPRKMNYLVDANTGKVLEQFNQLGGFEGVRGKKGKPTTTPTPPPTTPSQPTPAGKADDTTQYSGKVQIGSTKNADGTYSLEDKTRGQGVVTRDALNRDPDSTSTKNAPITDNNDVWGEKTDSARNKDAVDAQYGAQATYDFYKDVLGRDSIDGKGEKLVSDVHVGDKFNNAYWDGEKMNYGDGDGQTFGSLTTLDIAGHEITHGLTERTAGLKYRGESGALNEAMSDILGTGVEWHESKTNSAVKFDWTVGEDTFTPNNGDPTDGLRDMSDPTKDGQSRDNYSKLYTGMQDNGGVHLNSGIANNAFYLLSQGGKNRTSGTEVKDGIGIEKSLKVFSRALTFYMTPNTNFAQAKEATFKAAQDLYGKDSTEAKKVLESWNAVGVK
- a CDS encoding DUF3224 domain-containing protein — encoded protein: MKHRATGPFDVKVTPMPPEAQASDSPVGRLWLDKRFHGDLDATSLGQMLAVRSAVEGSAGYVAMECVTGTLQGRTGTFCLQHTGTAVRGEKSLTITVVPDSGTGELRGLSGSVKILIESGGKHFYDFEYSLAETP
- a CDS encoding helix-turn-helix transcriptional regulator, whose protein sequence is MSRSRLDAPRGVLQRRAPANRIAHERWLPAPALAPYIEHFWSVRWDLRGLPSLQAETLPHPCIHWIFERGRGQLAGVQTRRFRRRLSGQDRVFGIKFRPAAFQPFLGAPLSRLTDRTVSARPVFGPAVDALRDAILAEPEPLRCVALAEDFLVTRIPVLPAEIVLLRDLVERLARDPEITRMEQVAARAGLPVRQLQRRFNAAVGVSPKWVLQRYRLHEAALRLEAEDAPDMASLALQLGYFDQSHFIRDFKSVVGQSPGEYAAEARAIRQQSNSR